One genomic region from Reichenbachiella ulvae encodes:
- a CDS encoding RNA polymerase sigma factor: MSSDFYQSSILPYAAIIIKICRAYTNCQEDFEDYYQEVCLQIWRSRERFQGQSEWSTYIYRLSLNVCLTLLKRNKRKQFVSDYIPELSEDSGAFADESLNELYKAIRQLSEVDRAVILLYLEEKSYQDIAEIIGTNPNNIGVRISRIKERLKKILDGKVN; encoded by the coding sequence GTGAGTAGCGATTTTTATCAATCTTCCATACTGCCCTATGCGGCAATTATCATCAAGATTTGCCGGGCATATACCAACTGTCAGGAGGACTTTGAGGACTACTATCAGGAGGTCTGTCTGCAGATATGGCGATCGAGGGAGCGCTTTCAGGGCCAGTCCGAGTGGTCTACCTATATCTATCGCCTGTCTCTCAATGTTTGCCTCACCTTGCTTAAGAGAAACAAGCGCAAGCAGTTTGTCTCTGATTATATTCCTGAGCTGAGCGAAGATAGTGGTGCCTTTGCAGACGAGTCCCTTAATGAACTGTACAAGGCCATTCGACAACTATCTGAGGTGGACAGAGCGGTAATTCTGCTCTATTTGGAAGAAAAGAGCTACCAGGATATAGCCGAGATCATCGGTACCAACCCGAATAATATCGGGGTGCGCATCTCACGGATCAAAGAACGCTTAAAGAAAATATTAGATGGAAAAGTCAATTGA
- a CDS encoding TlpA family protein disulfide reductase: MKRTVLALSFFLSLIALQLQAQNDPAPQYLMNQNFPDSVLQMTFQSVGGEEATFAQILEGVKGKKVFVDIWASWCKDCVAGMPNLKKLQAQAEGEEVAFVFLSVDREETKWKQAIEKYNLVGDHYLISTGWHSPLTDYIVLDWIPRYFVLDENGEIVLSKAVKADDKKLQEVLLP, from the coding sequence ATGAAAAGAACAGTACTTGCATTATCCTTTTTCCTTAGTCTGATCGCTCTCCAGTTACAAGCCCAAAACGATCCAGCTCCTCAATATCTCATGAATCAGAATTTTCCTGATTCGGTTCTTCAGATGACTTTCCAGTCTGTAGGGGGAGAAGAAGCCACATTTGCTCAGATACTAGAGGGGGTGAAGGGTAAAAAGGTTTTTGTAGATATATGGGCCTCCTGGTGCAAGGATTGTGTGGCAGGTATGCCCAATCTCAAGAAGCTGCAGGCTCAGGCCGAGGGTGAGGAGGTTGCCTTTGTCTTCCTATCGGTGGATCGAGAAGAGACCAAATGGAAGCAGGCCATCGAAAAGTATAACCTGGTTGGGGATCACTATTTGATAAGCACCGGATGGCACAGCCCGTTGACCGATTATATCGTGCTGGATTGGATTCCTCGCTATTTTGTTTTGGACGAAAATGGAGAGATTGTCCTATCCAAAGCAGTAAAAGCTGATGACAAGAAGCTGCAAGAAGTGCTGTTGCCTTAA